The window GCAGCGATCATTCCCCAGTTCACGCCGGTGGGGAGCTCGGCGAGCCCGCTTCGAACCGCGATCCAGGAGAAGAAGGTCACGCCGATGGGTTTTCCCAGGACCAGCCCGAGCGCAACCGCCCAGGCCACACTGAGCGCCATCGGCTCGCCGAGCGTCGAGGTATCGAGAACGACCCCCGCGTTGGCCAGGGCGAAGATCGGCATGATCACGAACGCTACGGGCCGTTCGAGGATGTTCACCAGGAAGTCGAGCGGAGAGAGCGACTCCCGCGCCAACACCATGAGCTCTCGGCCGGCGTGGTGTCGCTGGTGCCCACCCTGATCCACCGATTCCGGGGTCTCATGGACGCCGATCAGGACTTCACGCAGGTGCTCCAAGGCGTGGCGACCACGGTCGACCAGGCTCTCGTGGTCTTCGTCTTCCAGCCCGCACGGCGTGAGAAAGCCAAGCAAGACACCCGCGATCGTGGCATGCACACCGGAGTGGTGGGTCTCGAACCAGACGAAAAAGCCAACGACGATGTAGGGCAGAAACGATCGGATGCCGGCCTTGTTCATGAGGAAACAGAACACCAGGCCACCGACAGCCAGCCCGAGCGCACCCAGGTGGATTTCGGCGGTGTAGAAAATGGCGATCACGGCAATCGCGCCGAGATCATCCGCGATGGCCAGGGCCAGCAGGAAGATGCGCAGGCTCGACGGAACACGCGGGCCCAGCACCGAGAGGGCCGCAACCGCGAAGGCGATATCCGTGGCCATGGGAACGCCCCAGCCGTTGGCTGCGGGTCCACCGTATTGGAGCCATGTGTAGATACCCGCCGGAACGACCATCCCACCCAGGGCACCGAGGATCGGCAGCATGGCGCGGGTTCGGGTCGAAAGCTCACCCTCGACCATCTCCCGCTTGATCTCCATGCCGACGACGAAGAAGAAGATCGCCATCAGCCCGTCGTTCACCCAATGGGCGAGAGAGAGCTCCAGGGTGAAGAAATCGCCGAGCTGGAA is drawn from bacterium and contains these coding sequences:
- the nhaA gene encoding Na+/H+ antiporter NhaA, producing the protein MPDSKPPRLPTPRRQAKLAERMARPFVQFMELEISSAILLLIGAVVALVWANSPWGESYAHFWHTPLGFQLGDFFTLELSLAHWVNDGLMAIFFFVVGMEIKREMVEGELSTRTRAMLPILGALGGMVVPAGIYTWLQYGGPAANGWGVPMATDIAFAVAALSVLGPRVPSSLRIFLLALAIADDLGAIAVIAIFYTAEIHLGALGLAVGGLVFCFLMNKAGIRSFLPYIVVGFFVWFETHHSGVHATIAGVLLGFLTPCGLEDEDHESLVDRGRHALEHLREVLIGVHETPESVDQGGHQRHHAGRELMVLARESLSPLDFLVNILERPVAFVIMPIFALANAGVVLDTSTLGEPMALSVAWAVALGLVLGKPIGVTFFSWIAVRSGLAELPTGVNWGMIAATGVLAGIGFTVALFVTALAFDDPVHTAGSKVGILIGSVMATAAGLVVLARSLPKNKVAQD